The region GAAATCGAACGACACAGACCGCCTGTAAATGTACCCACGGGCTTCAGCCCGTGTACTACTCTCTATAGCATATACTAATACACGGGCTGAAGCCCGTGGGTACACCAATACCCTACGCCATAATTTCAATCCGATTCTCTTCGGGGTCCAGGATTATGCTTTCGTAATAGCCATCACCCGTTCGGCGGGGTTCGCCTATCACTTTGTATCCATCCGCTCGAAGCCGGTTGGTGAGTGTGTCGACAGCGGCTTCACTGCCTACCGATATGGCGAAGTGAATGAGGCCCGTAAATTGAGCAAGAGCGTTGTTCTTCGACTCTGGAATGCCTGCCATCTGCATAATTTCCAGACGCGCCCCTCCTGCTGGAAAAGTCAGAAAATACGAAGAGAAGCCTTTTGTGGCATTAACGTATTTATCATTGGACGAAGCCAGAAAGTATGTTTCGTAGAATATCCGCATTGGCTCCAGGTCTCGGACCCAGATGGCAAGATGTTCAATCTTCATAGCGCAAAGATGTATTCTTTAGAGAACCAGAACAGGCATCCAGAACACGCTGTCGCCAAGCCACCGGTATCGTTCATGTTTGAGAAAGTAAGCCGGATACCGCTGCATACCGTACAGCGTGAGGCTCATAAGCCCAAGCATCAGTGCCGATCGTTGAGCAAATCGGTCGGAGGCAATGAAGCAGATAGCAAAAGCCGATAGAACAACAAGCAGTGTCAGCCAGCGTAAAACAAGTCTACAGGTATCTAGTCCCCAAGCCGTTGCCAGCGAAAACAGCGGCTGTTCCGGCGTTTCGAGCTGCTCCATCACGGCAAACAGTAAAAGATTCTGAAACGCTATGCCCAAAAACATGAGTCCTTCAACAACATCAATGTAAGAGACGGAGGGTCGCTGTACCCAGACACTGCCCCACACGCCAGCCGTGTACAAAATCGCTACCAACGGTTCTTTAAGCAGCAAAACCGGGTGCCGGGTCGGCAAGCGAAACACACTTCCAACATAAATAGCGCAGCTAATGCCCATAATCATCCCGAACCGGATAACGCTTCCGGGCAGAAAGAACGTCAGAGCAATCGCCAGGACTGCGGCTGCAACTGCCATTCGCCAAAGTAACGGCGCATGATCGCGGTGGAAGGCATGACGGGCTGTAAGTGGTTGGCTGGATGCATCCATACGAATCTTACGGACATCCAGCAGCCGATCGACGGTATAAATGACAAAGACCATGAGGCCGAGTACAAATGGCGTAGCCCAGTGTATAGGGTCAACATCCGACAGCCGGGCCGCCATCCGATTGGATAATACAGCCCCTATCACCACCGGAAAGCTTAGAAAATAAAAGTTGCGTAAAAACTTAAGCAAAGGATACTGGTTAAAATTGAGTGTAAAACGAAGGAAGGTGCCGTTGGGTTTTAGCGTCCTCCTCAAAGCTGAACGGGCGGTGCCAGCCAGGGTTCGTGCCGTGCAAGTACCTCAATTTGCTGCCCAACCCGTACCGAAACCGGTTCGCCTGTTAGCTTCACAAGCAGGTTTTGGCCAAACAGGATTTTGTGTTTCCATTGTCGATACGTCGACAAGGTCCGCAAGGGCTCTCTGCCGGTATGGCCCGTTTCGGGATCAATGGTCGTCAGTACGCAGCGGGCGCAGGGCTTCACACCGTAAAAACTGATTTCCCCAATGCAAAAGTGACTCCAGGCATCTTCTTCATAAGGCAAACTGCCGCTAACCACAATGTTGGGCCGAAATCGCTGCATCGTCACCGGGTCGGCAAGTCGTTGATTCAGCGTATCGAGCGAAGCCTGACCAATAAGCAAATAGGGATACCCGTCGGCAAAACTAACCGCATCCTGTTGGCGGGCATAAGCGGGATCGACCGGGCGATGAGTTGTTTCGGGCATGAATACCAGTCGGCAGGGTTTGCCGAGAACGCCGGAAAACCATTGG is a window of Spirosoma linguale DSM 74 DNA encoding:
- a CDS encoding Glyoxalase/bleomycin resistance protein/dioxygenase (PFAM: Glyoxalase/bleomycin resistance protein/dioxygenase~KEGG: vsp:VS_II0095 glyoxalase/bleomycin resistance protein/dioxygenase) codes for the protein MKIEHLAIWVRDLEPMRIFYETYFLASSNDKYVNATKGFSSYFLTFPAGGARLEIMQMAGIPESKNNALAQFTGLIHFAISVGSEAAVDTLTNRLRADGYKVIGEPRRTGDGYYESIILDPEENRIEIMA
- a CDS encoding MOSC domain containing protein (PFAM: MOSC domain containing protein; MOSC domain protein beta barrel domain protein~KEGG: pmy:Pmen_1573 MOSC domain-containing protein), yielding MTISELYIYPIKSLGGISLTEAIVEEKGFRYDRRFMLVEPDGTFMTQRANHQMALLDVAIQGDTLRVWHRHRPDDVLQLPLVMPEVEPGVSRDWLNVTIWDDNDVPALTVSDEADQWFSGVLGKPCRLVFMPETTHRPVDPAYARQQDAVSFADGYPYLLIGQASLDTLNQRLADPVTMQRFRPNIVVSGSLPYEEDAWSHFCIGEISFYGVKPCARCVLTTIDPETGHTGREPLRTLSTYRQWKHKILFGQNLLVKLTGEPVSVRVGQQIEVLARHEPWLAPPVQL